In the genome of Microbispora sp. ZYX-F-249, one region contains:
- a CDS encoding discoidin domain-containing protein: MKHPSTLRRALSLGLAAALALLASVVAGPAYAAPVLLSQGKTVTASSTENAGTPAAAAVDGNTGTRWSSAFGDPQWLQIDLGTTATLSQVTLNWEAAYATAFKIQVSADGSAWTDVYSTTTGTGGTQTLTVTGSGRYVRLYGTARATGYGYSLWEFQVYGTPSSGTCGADAALNRPATASSTENAGTPASAAVDGDPGTRWSSAAADPQWLQVDLGSARTICAVVLSWEAAYATAFKIQVSDDASAWTDVYSTTTGTGGTQTLTVTGSGRYVRLYGTARATAYGYSLWEFAVHTSGGGTTDPPPTGTPISAYKQVTASSWEGGNAPAAALDGRTTTRWSSQYSDDQWLRVDLGGAGHITGVTLNWESAYATGYRIEVSADGTSWTPIHATTSGKGGVENLTVTGDGRYVRFVGTARATGYGYSLWEFQVFGTVDTAATTAPLLSPPTKAPATTGQFALSAPADRAMVTDTRRPAFSWAAVSGAVRYEVWLNVSRTDYDFTAPGNLIDLYTKVAEPAGTTYTPAWDIPDRWTYKWFVVAVSGSGARTTSNIRTFSLYLPDLEQVADGVPIVNGARDLNKNGTTEPYENWRLPVETRVNDLLGRMTPEEKAYQMFYNAQSYPLSGWHFGPALPNDLHAVLLNASGTRLGIPPVSAGDTIAGYQTTYPLQSALAAGKDYALDYKLGDMQRREELEVGARGVLGPLAEVGTKVLYPRIQEGNGENADVAAAQVRALVAGLQGGPELNPASVLATVKHWPGEGAGGEAGITYDAVTIKYHLIPFRAAMEAGAVDIMPGYAGSSYLDPGGSGAGDSKPILDYLRNNLGYTGLITTDWLPSSVWVKAANAGSDVMGGADPGATGFTMTTFLAGVPMARINDAVTRILRLKFTLGVFERPYGDPVNGPYRFHQPSYVALAGQAARESITLLKNNGVLPLKLKAGDNVVVAGPRATDGSACCIWTSFFHQEYGSQTLLDAVRARAATAGVNVHQDAGPSPKLAIVAVGEPTYTHATAWVKEQPQLPADQLAVIQNFKNQGVPVVVVLTLPRPIVIGEWNGLADAIVVTYRGGEEVGPATASLLFGDYTPRGRLPWQLPRGLDQILKPGGGDVLADAVEDWNLPYDLGATAAQRSEIRARIDAGQTVPTTYGNPLYPYGAGLQGWS; the protein is encoded by the coding sequence ATGAAACACCCCTCAACCCTCCGGCGCGCGCTCTCCCTCGGCCTGGCCGCCGCGCTCGCGCTGCTCGCGAGCGTCGTCGCCGGGCCCGCGTACGCCGCGCCCGTCCTGCTGTCGCAGGGCAAGACCGTGACCGCCTCGTCCACCGAGAACGCCGGCACCCCCGCCGCGGCGGCGGTCGACGGCAACACCGGCACCCGCTGGTCCAGCGCGTTCGGTGACCCCCAGTGGCTGCAGATCGACCTCGGGACCACCGCGACGCTGAGCCAGGTCACCCTCAACTGGGAGGCCGCCTACGCCACGGCCTTCAAGATCCAGGTCTCGGCCGATGGTTCGGCCTGGACCGACGTCTACTCCACCACCACCGGCACCGGCGGCACGCAGACCCTCACCGTCACCGGTTCGGGCCGGTACGTCCGCCTCTACGGCACCGCCCGCGCCACCGGCTACGGCTACTCCCTGTGGGAGTTCCAGGTCTACGGCACCCCGTCGAGCGGCACCTGCGGCGCCGACGCGGCGCTGAACCGGCCCGCGACGGCGTCGTCCACCGAGAACGCCGGCACCCCCGCCTCGGCGGCGGTGGACGGCGACCCCGGCACCCGCTGGTCCAGCGCTGCGGCCGATCCCCAGTGGCTCCAGGTGGACCTCGGTTCGGCCAGGACGATCTGCGCCGTCGTCCTGAGCTGGGAGGCCGCCTACGCCACGGCCTTTAAGATCCAGGTGTCCGACGACGCCTCCGCCTGGACCGACGTCTACTCCACCACCACCGGCACCGGCGGCACCCAGACCCTCACCGTGACCGGTTCGGGCCGGTACGTCCGCCTCTACGGCACCGCCCGCGCCACCGCGTACGGCTACTCCCTGTGGGAGTTCGCGGTCCACACGAGCGGCGGCGGCACCACCGATCCGCCGCCGACCGGGACACCGATCTCGGCGTACAAGCAGGTGACGGCCTCGTCCTGGGAGGGCGGCAACGCTCCGGCGGCGGCGCTCGACGGGCGCACGACGACCCGCTGGTCGAGCCAGTACTCCGACGACCAGTGGCTGCGGGTGGACCTCGGCGGCGCCGGGCACATCACCGGCGTCACGCTCAACTGGGAGTCGGCGTACGCCACCGGCTACCGGATCGAGGTGTCCGCCGACGGCACGTCGTGGACGCCGATCCACGCCACGACCAGCGGCAAGGGCGGGGTCGAGAACCTGACCGTCACCGGAGACGGCCGCTATGTCCGTTTCGTCGGCACGGCCCGGGCCACCGGCTACGGCTACTCGCTGTGGGAGTTCCAGGTCTTCGGCACCGTGGACACGGCGGCCACGACCGCGCCCCTGCTGTCCCCGCCCACGAAGGCCCCGGCGACCACCGGCCAGTTCGCGCTGTCCGCCCCCGCGGACAGAGCCATGGTCACCGACACACGCAGGCCCGCGTTCTCCTGGGCGGCCGTCTCCGGCGCGGTGCGCTACGAGGTCTGGCTGAACGTCAGCCGCACCGACTACGACTTCACCGCCCCGGGCAACCTGATCGACCTCTACACCAAGGTCGCCGAGCCGGCCGGCACGACTTACACGCCCGCCTGGGACATCCCCGACCGGTGGACGTACAAGTGGTTCGTCGTCGCGGTGAGCGGGTCGGGCGCCAGGACGACCTCGAACATCCGCACCTTCAGCCTCTACCTGCCCGACCTCGAGCAGGTCGCCGACGGCGTCCCGATCGTCAACGGCGCCCGCGACCTCAACAAGAACGGCACGACCGAGCCGTACGAGAACTGGCGGCTGCCCGTCGAAACCCGGGTCAACGACCTGCTCGGCAGGATGACGCCGGAGGAGAAGGCGTACCAGATGTTCTACAACGCCCAGAGCTACCCGCTCTCGGGCTGGCACTTCGGTCCCGCGTTGCCCAACGACCTGCACGCCGTCCTGCTGAACGCGTCCGGGACCCGGCTCGGCATCCCGCCGGTCTCGGCCGGCGACACCATCGCCGGATACCAGACCACCTACCCGCTGCAGAGCGCGCTCGCGGCGGGCAAGGACTACGCGCTCGACTACAAGCTCGGCGACATGCAGCGCCGCGAGGAGCTGGAGGTCGGGGCGCGCGGCGTGCTCGGCCCGCTCGCCGAGGTCGGCACCAAGGTCCTGTATCCCCGCATCCAGGAGGGCAACGGCGAGAACGCCGACGTCGCGGCCGCCCAGGTCCGCGCGCTGGTGGCCGGGCTGCAGGGCGGCCCCGAGCTCAACCCCGCGTCCGTGCTGGCGACCGTCAAGCACTGGCCGGGCGAGGGCGCGGGCGGCGAGGCCGGGATCACCTACGACGCGGTGACGATCAAGTACCACTTGATCCCGTTCAGGGCCGCGATGGAGGCCGGCGCCGTCGACATCATGCCGGGCTACGCCGGGAGCTCCTACCTCGACCCGGGCGGATCGGGTGCGGGCGACAGCAAGCCGATCCTCGACTACCTGCGGAACAACCTCGGCTACACCGGCCTCATCACCACCGACTGGCTGCCGTCCTCGGTCTGGGTCAAGGCCGCGAACGCCGGCTCGGACGTGATGGGCGGCGCCGACCCCGGAGCGACCGGGTTCACGATGACGACGTTCCTCGCAGGAGTTCCGATGGCGCGGATCAACGACGCGGTGACCCGGATCCTGCGCCTGAAGTTCACGCTCGGCGTGTTCGAGCGCCCGTACGGCGACCCGGTGAACGGTCCCTACCGCTTCCACCAGCCGTCGTACGTCGCGCTCGCCGGCCAGGCCGCCCGGGAGTCCATCACGCTGCTCAAGAACAACGGCGTGCTGCCGCTGAAGCTCAAGGCGGGCGACAACGTCGTGGTCGCCGGGCCACGGGCCACCGACGGATCGGCCTGCTGCATCTGGACGAGCTTCTTCCACCAGGAGTACGGCTCGCAGACCCTGCTGGACGCGGTCAGGGCGCGGGCGGCCACCGCGGGCGTCAACGTCCACCAGGACGCCGGTCCCTCGCCCAAGCTCGCGATCGTGGCGGTCGGCGAACCGACCTACACCCACGCCACCGCCTGGGTGAAGGAGCAGCCGCAGTTGCCCGCCGACCAGCTGGCCGTCATCCAGAACTTCAAGAACCAGGGCGTTCCGGTGGTCGTCGTGCTCACCCTCCCCCGGCCCATCGTCATCGGCGAGTGGAACGGCCTGGCCGACGCCATCGTGGTGACGTACCGGGGCGGTGAGGAGGTCGGGCCGGCGACGGCGAGCCTCCTGTTCGGCGACTACACGCCGCGCGGGCGCCTGCCGTGGCAGCTGCCGCGCGGTCTCGACCAGATTCTCAAACCGGGCGGCGGCGACGTGCTCGCCGACGCCGTCGAGGACTGGAACCTCCCCTACGACCTGGGCGCCACCGCCGCCCAGCGGTCGGAGATCCGGGCCCGCATCGACGCGGGCCAGACCGTCCCCACCACCTACGGCAACCCCCTCTACCCGTACGGAGCCGGCCTGCAGGGCTGGTCGTGA
- a CDS encoding discoidin domain-containing protein yields the protein MRRRPTLHSARRALTAVIGGLVLVAACVVAGAAMSGPANAAPVLLSQGKAATASSTENAGTPASAAVDGNTGTRWSSAFGDPQWLQVDLGTTATLSQVTLNWEAAYATAFKIQVSADGSAWTDVYSTTTGTGGTQTLTVTGSGRYVRLYGTARATGYGYSLWEFQVYGTPSSGGCGTADAAQGRPATASSTENASTPASAAVDGNTGTRWSSAFGDPQWLQVDLGSARAICRVVLSWEAAYATAFEIQVSGDASTWTDVYSTTTGTGGTQTLTVTGSGRYVRLYGTARATAYGYSLWSFTVNATGGSTDPTTGPTTPPDAFWGDTSAIPAARNVVMVKILNRTNGQYPDSQVYWSYNGQVHSIAEQPYFDMPANTAGRMYFYLGSPDSQYYDFIEFTVGPSVFNGNTTRVDAFGLKLAMRLHARDGYDVAVGEDYATFAESRTATFQRFMDEVPAEFKQLAQVQAPYRIPAPGSASIFQPGGAYANYFTGYAAQQGVTATTSQVTGCAGPLAEAPKMCAALNRHVAGLSDAQQSDPSNYYKAAPANYYAKFWHDHAIGKLAYGFPYDDYAGHSSFISHGDPQWLLVAVGW from the coding sequence ATGAGAAGACGTCCCACGCTTCATTCCGCCCGCCGCGCCCTGACAGCCGTGATCGGCGGGCTGGTCCTGGTCGCGGCCTGCGTCGTGGCCGGCGCGGCCATGTCCGGGCCGGCGAACGCCGCGCCCGTCCTGCTGTCGCAGGGCAAGGCCGCGACCGCCTCGTCCACCGAGAACGCCGGCACCCCCGCCTCGGCGGCCGTGGACGGCAACACCGGCACCCGCTGGTCCAGCGCGTTCGGCGACCCCCAGTGGCTCCAGGTCGACCTCGGGACCACCGCGACGCTGAGCCAGGTCACCCTCAACTGGGAGGCCGCCTACGCCACGGCCTTCAAGATCCAGGTCTCGGCCGATGGTTCGGCCTGGACCGACGTCTACTCCACGACCACCGGCACCGGCGGGACCCAGACCCTCACCGTGACCGGTTCGGGCCGGTACGTCCGCCTCTACGGCACCGCCCGCGCCACCGGCTACGGCTACTCCCTGTGGGAGTTCCAGGTCTACGGCACCCCGTCAAGCGGCGGGTGCGGCACGGCCGACGCCGCCCAGGGCAGGCCCGCGACCGCCTCGTCCACCGAGAACGCGTCCACGCCCGCATCGGCCGCCGTCGACGGGAACACCGGCACCCGCTGGTCCAGCGCGTTCGGCGACCCCCAGTGGCTCCAGGTGGACCTCGGCTCGGCCAGGGCGATCTGCAGGGTCGTCCTGAGCTGGGAGGCGGCCTACGCCACCGCCTTCGAGATTCAGGTGTCCGGCGACGCCTCCACCTGGACCGACGTCTACTCCACCACCACCGGCACCGGCGGCACGCAGACCCTCACCGTCACCGGCTCGGGCCGGTACGTCCGCCTCTACGGCACCGCCCGCGCCACCGCGTACGGCTACTCGTTGTGGAGCTTCACCGTGAACGCCACGGGCGGCTCGACCGATCCGACGACCGGGCCGACGACCCCGCCGGACGCCTTCTGGGGCGACACCTCGGCCATCCCGGCGGCCAGGAACGTCGTCATGGTCAAGATCCTCAACCGGACCAACGGCCAGTATCCCGACTCGCAGGTCTACTGGAGCTACAACGGCCAGGTCCACTCGATCGCCGAGCAGCCCTACTTCGACATGCCGGCCAACACGGCGGGCCGGATGTACTTCTACCTCGGCTCCCCCGACAGCCAGTACTACGACTTCATCGAGTTCACCGTCGGTCCGTCGGTCTTCAACGGCAACACCACCCGGGTGGACGCGTTCGGCCTGAAGCTCGCGATGCGCCTGCACGCCCGCGACGGCTACGACGTGGCCGTCGGCGAGGACTACGCCACCTTCGCCGAGTCGCGCACGGCGACGTTCCAGCGGTTCATGGACGAGGTGCCCGCCGAGTTCAAGCAGCTGGCCCAGGTGCAGGCGCCGTACCGCATCCCGGCGCCGGGCAGCGCCTCGATCTTCCAGCCCGGCGGGGCGTACGCGAACTACTTCACCGGCTACGCCGCCCAGCAGGGCGTGACTGCGACGACCTCTCAGGTCACCGGGTGCGCCGGGCCGCTCGCCGAGGCGCCGAAGATGTGCGCGGCGCTGAACCGGCACGTCGCCGGGCTGTCCGACGCCCAGCAGTCGGACCCGTCGAACTACTACAAGGCCGCCCCCGCGAACTACTACGCCAAGTTCTGGCACGACCACGCCATCGGCAAGCTCGCCTACGGCTTCCCCTACGACGACTACGCGGGCCACTCGTCCTTCATCTCGCACGGCGACCCGCAGTGGCTGCTGGTCGCGGTCGGCTGGTAA
- a CDS encoding MarR family winged helix-turn-helix transcriptional regulator, whose product MPDEAATGAAPDPVDFWTAFKRAHEVVRARVIADTAEAAGLSEPDLSILVTLGKAGGALRQSELAASLGWDRTRVSHQLTRMSTRGLVARERAGGVIVTLTDAGRAAIAAAQPGLDAAVRRHFTDKLSAPEIETLTSVFSRF is encoded by the coding sequence ATGCCGGACGAGGCCGCGACCGGAGCCGCGCCGGACCCCGTCGACTTCTGGACCGCCTTTAAGCGCGCCCACGAGGTCGTCCGGGCCCGCGTGATCGCGGACACCGCCGAGGCGGCGGGCCTGTCCGAGCCGGACCTGTCGATCCTCGTCACCCTCGGCAAGGCGGGAGGCGCCCTGCGCCAGAGCGAACTCGCCGCGTCGCTCGGCTGGGATCGCACCCGCGTCTCCCACCAGCTCACCCGCATGAGCACCCGCGGACTCGTCGCCCGCGAGCGCGCCGGCGGCGTCATCGTCACCCTCACCGACGCCGGCCGCGCCGCCATCGCCGCCGCGCAGCCCGGCCTGGACGCGGCGGTCCGCCGCCACTTCACCGACAAGCTGTCCGCACCGGAGATCGAGACGCTGACCTCGGTCTTCAGCCGGTTTTAG
- a CDS encoding MBL fold metallo-hydrolase, producing the protein MVERAGEARLHEVERGVFAWVQPDGTWWLNNAGAVADDGGVLIVDTCATEARTRRFLGAVAAATGDAPVRMAVNTHQHGDHCYGNSLLPDDTVVFGHAAMREALLVDPIIDGCPPVWTPVPDWGHVTRRPPSVVFTSELTVHVGARRVELRHPGHAAHTPGDVVAWLPGERVLFTGDLLFNGLTPMVLMGSIEGALRSLDWLAAFEPEHVVPGHGPLATAAELPQVLAAHERYYRFVLDTARAGRENGLTPLAAAQAAELGVFAEWADAERLVLNLHRAYAEAEGGEVDLLAAFGDAMAWHGGPLPTSV; encoded by the coding sequence GTGGTGGAGCGGGCCGGCGAGGCGCGATTGCACGAGGTGGAGCGGGGAGTTTTCGCGTGGGTGCAGCCGGACGGCACCTGGTGGCTGAACAACGCCGGAGCCGTGGCGGACGACGGGGGCGTCCTGATCGTCGACACCTGCGCGACCGAGGCACGCACCCGGCGTTTCCTCGGCGCGGTCGCCGCGGCGACCGGCGACGCCCCGGTCCGCATGGCGGTGAACACCCACCAGCACGGGGACCACTGCTACGGCAACAGCCTGCTTCCGGACGACACGGTCGTCTTCGGGCACGCGGCGATGAGAGAGGCGTTGCTGGTCGATCCGATCATCGACGGCTGCCCGCCGGTGTGGACGCCGGTGCCCGACTGGGGACACGTGACGCGCCGCCCGCCGTCGGTGGTCTTCACCTCCGAGCTGACCGTTCATGTGGGGGCGCGCCGCGTCGAGTTGCGGCATCCCGGCCACGCCGCCCACACCCCGGGGGACGTGGTGGCGTGGCTCCCCGGCGAGCGGGTGCTGTTCACCGGGGACCTGCTGTTCAACGGGCTCACCCCGATGGTGCTGATGGGGTCGATCGAGGGGGCGCTGCGGTCGCTGGACTGGCTGGCGGCCTTCGAACCCGAGCACGTCGTGCCGGGACACGGACCGCTCGCCACCGCCGCCGAACTGCCGCAGGTTCTGGCCGCGCACGAGCGGTACTACCGCTTCGTCCTCGACACCGCCCGGGCGGGACGAGAGAACGGGCTCACCCCGCTGGCGGCCGCGCAGGCGGCCGAGCTGGGGGTGTTCGCCGAATGGGCGGACGCCGAGCGCCTGGTGCTCAACCTGCACCGCGCCTACGCCGAGGCCGAAGGCGGCGAGGTGGATCTCCTCGCCGCCTTCGGCGACGCGATGGCCTGGCACGGTGGGCCGCTGCCGACCTCAGTGTGA
- a CDS encoding MurR/RpiR family transcriptional regulator: protein MRHVPETGRPLAVLDASRIAANLRALFDGHRLSPSQRRIARYLLDNAQEAVFFTSADLAERAGVSQPSVTRFAAALGFRGFPEFREALRVSVFGDRPPDTTGGRFNEIQELVNSEIRDLERLRDGLADAGQLRRVAGRLAGSSPLLVMGMRISAPLAHLFGYLAEKVLPDVRVLDVPGSVLEDRLSRAAESGAEWVLAIGLPRYPRELAQGLVWARRAGLKVALVTDQPVGRLAELADEVLPAPVSSDFAFDSHAGPTVLCTALLHCMLDVLAAEGQTRLEAFDDRAAERQVFLTG from the coding sequence ATGAGGCACGTCCCGGAGACCGGCCGGCCGCTCGCCGTGCTGGACGCATCCCGGATCGCCGCGAACCTGCGTGCGCTCTTCGACGGCCATCGGCTCTCGCCGTCGCAGCGCCGGATCGCGCGGTATCTGCTGGACAACGCGCAGGAGGCCGTCTTCTTCACCAGCGCGGACCTCGCCGAGCGCGCCGGGGTCAGCCAGCCGTCGGTCACCCGGTTCGCCGCCGCGCTCGGGTTCCGCGGGTTTCCCGAGTTCCGGGAGGCGCTGCGCGTGTCCGTGTTCGGCGATCGGCCGCCGGACACGACGGGCGGCCGCTTCAACGAGATCCAGGAGCTGGTCAACTCCGAGATCCGCGATTTGGAGCGGCTGCGTGACGGCCTGGCCGATGCCGGTCAGCTCCGGCGGGTGGCGGGACGGCTGGCCGGGTCGAGCCCTCTCCTGGTCATGGGCATGCGGATCTCCGCGCCACTGGCGCATCTGTTCGGCTACCTCGCCGAGAAGGTGCTCCCGGACGTACGCGTGCTGGACGTGCCGGGGTCGGTCCTGGAGGACCGGTTGAGCAGGGCGGCCGAATCGGGCGCCGAATGGGTGCTCGCCATCGGGCTGCCGCGCTATCCGCGTGAGCTGGCGCAGGGGCTCGTCTGGGCGCGGCGCGCCGGGCTGAAGGTCGCCCTCGTCACCGATCAGCCGGTCGGCCGGCTCGCCGAACTCGCGGACGAGGTCCTGCCGGCCCCGGTGAGCTCGGACTTCGCGTTCGACTCCCACGCCGGCCCGACGGTCCTGTGCACCGCGCTGCTGCACTGCATGCTGGACGTGCTCGCCGCCGAGGGGCAGACCCGGCTGGAGGCGTTCGACGACAGGGCCGCGGAGCGTCAGGTGTTCCTCACCGGCTGA
- a CDS encoding zinc-dependent alcohol dehydrogenase family protein has translation MARTVRFHEIGGPEVLRLDDLEPGEPGPGEVRIRVDAIGVNRAEILFRRGRYIEPVTRLPARLGTEAAGVVEAAGPDVAGFAEGRPVSVLPGFFSQNDYGVYAERAIVPASALLSRPDGLDAVSGAAVWMPYLTAYGAMVEVAGTRAGDVVVITAASSSVGLAAIHTANRIGATPIAVTRTRAKRRRLIEEGAAEVVVSDEEDVAGRVLELTEGRGAGHVFDAVAGPGVTELSRAIAPGGTLLLWGGQSGQPTPYPGFDLGMPALNMRTYTVLEITKEPERLRRAVAFVTSGLRTGAFRPVVDRLFPLEAVVRAHRHMESGTQIGKIVLTVDH, from the coding sequence ATGGCGAGGACTGTGCGGTTCCACGAGATCGGCGGGCCCGAGGTGCTGCGGCTGGACGACCTGGAGCCGGGAGAGCCGGGACCGGGCGAGGTGCGGATCCGGGTCGACGCGATCGGCGTCAACAGGGCCGAGATCCTGTTCCGGCGCGGCCGGTACATCGAGCCGGTCACGCGTCTGCCCGCGAGGCTCGGCACCGAGGCCGCCGGTGTCGTGGAGGCGGCCGGCCCGGATGTGGCCGGGTTCGCGGAGGGCCGGCCGGTCAGCGTCCTGCCGGGCTTCTTCTCTCAGAACGACTACGGGGTGTACGCCGAGCGGGCGATCGTGCCGGCCTCCGCGCTGCTGTCCCGCCCCGACGGGTTGGACGCGGTGTCCGGCGCGGCGGTGTGGATGCCCTATCTCACGGCTTACGGCGCGATGGTGGAGGTGGCCGGGACGCGAGCGGGCGACGTGGTGGTGATCACCGCGGCGTCCAGCAGCGTCGGCCTGGCCGCGATCCACACGGCCAATCGCATCGGGGCCACGCCCATCGCCGTCACCCGCACCCGCGCCAAGAGGCGGCGGTTGATCGAGGAGGGCGCGGCCGAGGTCGTCGTCTCCGACGAGGAGGATGTCGCGGGGCGCGTGCTGGAGCTGACCGAGGGCAGGGGCGCCGGACACGTCTTCGACGCCGTCGCCGGACCCGGGGTGACGGAGCTCTCCCGGGCCATTGCCCCCGGCGGGACGTTGCTCCTGTGGGGTGGGCAGAGCGGGCAGCCGACGCCGTACCCGGGATTCGACCTGGGCATGCCCGCCCTGAACATGCGTACGTACACGGTCCTGGAGATCACCAAGGAGCCCGAGCGGCTGCGCCGCGCCGTCGCCTTCGTGACCTCCGGCCTGCGCACGGGTGCCTTCCGCCCAGTGGTGGATCGCCTGTTCCCGCTGGAGGCGGTCGTACGCGCTCACCGCCACATGGAGTCCGGCACCCAGATCGGCAAGATCGTCCTCACCGTGGACCACTGA
- a CDS encoding ArsR/SmtB family transcription factor: MGRTPPHPETSQFGLQQVLEALVDPVRRSIVAQLDASGADIPCGGFDIPVSKSTATHHFNVLREAGLIRQYYVGTSRMNSLRRADMDAAFPGLLDAITGQPVRNT; encoded by the coding sequence ATGGGACGTACGCCGCCACACCCAGAGACGTCGCAGTTCGGCCTCCAGCAGGTGCTGGAGGCCCTCGTCGACCCGGTACGCCGGAGCATCGTCGCGCAGCTCGACGCCTCCGGCGCGGACATCCCCTGCGGGGGCTTCGACATCCCGGTCAGCAAGTCCACCGCCACCCACCACTTCAACGTGCTGCGGGAGGCGGGCCTGATCCGGCAGTACTACGTGGGAACCTCACGGATGAACTCGCTGCGCCGCGCCGACATGGACGCGGCGTTCCCCGGCCTACTGGACGCGATCACCGGTCAGCCGGTGAGGAACACCTGA
- a CDS encoding M14 family zinc carboxypeptidase — translation MSSGGTFPSTASSAGKRVLALALGVGFLAGLAVPAAGAGAAVTADSQAIVRQAAPSLPSGRTTYRTIADYNDEMLALGAEHPGLVKHITLPHKTRQGREVYGIEVSHDVDAADGKPVLLMMGVHHGNEWPSGEHTMEFAHDLIGNDGKDPRITGLLDRARVIFVPVVNVDGFVINRRTSCGVSPTCASNAGVDINRNYPFGWGSNAGSNATTRGPGPGSEPEVQNVMDLTKNNQVTVLITNHTSGHTVLRPPLEKRAGDTPDEAVYAALTDAITAENGYTGMKSGFDYETTGETPDWSYYATRGLGFTFEIMKTQSTNNTYSEVIEDYTGTGRYEGKSNREAFMVALEYAADPAGHSVITGKAPKGAVLKVTKDFDLWTAPIRQANNVVDAPQRVPTHLESTLVAPTNGTFAWHVNPSVRPAPAYTETGVVATGPGNFIKESWTLTCARPTGEVLETVHVTVDRGERVDVRLQECKTRFNGNGPKS, via the coding sequence ATGTCTTCAGGAGGCACGTTCCCCTCCACTGCCTCTTCCGCCGGAAAACGCGTTCTCGCGCTGGCGTTGGGCGTCGGTTTTCTGGCAGGTCTCGCCGTTCCGGCCGCCGGCGCCGGCGCCGCCGTCACGGCGGATTCCCAGGCGATAGTCCGGCAGGCGGCGCCGAGCCTGCCCAGCGGGCGGACCACCTACCGCACCATCGCCGACTACAACGACGAGATGCTCGCGCTCGGCGCCGAGCACCCCGGCCTCGTCAAGCACATCACTCTGCCGCACAAGACCCGGCAGGGCCGGGAGGTGTACGGCATCGAGGTCAGCCACGACGTCGACGCCGCCGACGGCAAGCCGGTCCTGTTGATGATGGGCGTCCACCACGGCAACGAGTGGCCCTCCGGCGAGCACACGATGGAGTTCGCCCACGACCTGATCGGCAACGACGGCAAGGACCCCCGGATCACCGGCCTGCTCGACCGGGCACGGGTCATCTTCGTCCCGGTCGTCAACGTCGACGGGTTCGTCATCAACCGGCGTACGAGCTGCGGCGTGTCCCCGACGTGCGCGAGCAACGCCGGCGTCGACATCAACCGCAACTACCCCTTCGGCTGGGGCAGCAACGCCGGTTCCAACGCCACTACCCGCGGACCGGGGCCCGGCTCCGAGCCCGAAGTGCAGAACGTCATGGACCTGACCAAGAACAACCAGGTCACGGTTCTGATCACGAACCACACCTCCGGCCACACCGTCCTTCGCCCGCCGCTGGAGAAGCGCGCGGGCGACACCCCGGACGAGGCCGTCTACGCCGCCCTCACCGACGCGATCACGGCCGAGAACGGCTACACCGGCATGAAGTCGGGCTTCGACTACGAGACGACAGGCGAGACCCCGGACTGGTCGTACTACGCGACCCGCGGCCTCGGGTTCACCTTCGAGATCATGAAGACCCAGTCGACCAACAACACCTACTCCGAGGTGATCGAGGACTACACGGGCACCGGCCGCTACGAGGGCAAGTCGAACCGCGAGGCGTTCATGGTGGCCCTGGAGTACGCGGCCGATCCGGCCGGCCACTCCGTCATCACCGGTAAGGCGCCGAAGGGCGCGGTCCTGAAGGTCACCAAGGACTTCGACCTGTGGACCGCGCCGATCAGGCAGGCGAACAACGTCGTCGACGCGCCCCAGAGGGTCCCCACCCACCTGGAGTCGACGCTGGTCGCGCCCACCAACGGCACGTTCGCCTGGCACGTCAACCCGTCCGTGCGCCCGGCCCCGGCCTACACCGAGACCGGCGTCGTCGCCACCGGGCCGGGCAACTTCATCAAGGAGAGCTGGACGCTGACCTGCGCCCGCCCGACCGGTGAGGTCCTCGAGACGGTGCACGTGACCGTCGACCGGGGCGAGCGGGTCGACGTGCGGCTGCAGGAGTGCAAGACGCGGTTCAACGGCAACGGCCCGAAGAGCTGA